The following proteins are encoded in a genomic region of Ornithodoros turicata isolate Travis chromosome 6, ASM3712646v1, whole genome shotgun sequence:
- the LOC135397069 gene encoding uncharacterized protein LOC135397069, producing METKARIENGIVYSPYPNISIPETSLAAFLKSYIQKHGDKVAMVDGTQQWTFSDVERSIERYAAGFQSIGLQKGDKVCVHFGNTSDNLLAMHGIIAAGGTVVCCKPTLTPRELSYQLSDSECTYILTDRQNADKVAQVKDKHQLKALLSMEALPGFFSVQQFTDTPGPGFKPVDVEKPMEDVAALLYTSGTTGLPKGAQLTHYGLVACIAQSLHSYHINEGDVILNRAPITHTSGFTLCMSYFAYGATIVMGQPAMSVPEFVETVNKYKVSSAVLFPTQLKVFVDSMETQGHRTPSIQNIIIGGSCISPSLAEKTLKLCNLTTLKNVYALTEACGITCATPSSAIAYDTIGVPGVMVQAKILDIGTGRILGPGESGELVVKLPNVMKGYYKRPEATAEVLTADGWLRTGDCAYYDENGWFYFVERLKDMIKCMDNQLAPAEIEEVLLSHEAVAEATVVGIPDSRYGEAPTAFVVLKAAFQGDPETVKAQLHELVQLACAKYKHLYGGIHFVDRLPKTETGKVQRAALRQARMATNENNQ from the exons ATGGAGACAAAAGCTCGGATTGAAAACGGCATCGTCTATTCGCCGTATCCCAATATCTCGATTCCGGAGACATCTCTTGCTGCTTTCCTCAAGAGCTATATCCAAAAACATGGCGACAAGGTAGCAATG GTTGACGGAACCCAGCAATGGACCTTCAGTGACGTGGAGAGAAGCATCGAGCGTTATGCCGCAGGGTTCCAGTCCATCGGACTGCAGAAAGGAGACAAAGTGTGTGTTCATTTTGGAAATACCTCCGACAACTTGCTGGCCATGCACGGCATCATCGCGGCAGGAGGAACCGTCGTCTGCTGCAAGCCAACTTTGACACCAA GGGAACTCTCATACCAGTTAAGCGACAGCGAATGCACGTACATCCTAACGGACAGACAAAATGCCGACAAAGTAGCTCAAGTGAAGGACAAGCATCAACTAAAG GCTCTCCTCTCGATGGAAGCTCTTCCCGGTTTCTTCTCCGTGCAACAATTCACCGACACCCCAGGGCCCGGTTTTAAGCCTGTAGACGTAGAAAAGCCTATGGAAGATGTGGCGGCCCTCCTCTACACGTCCGGTACGACGGGACTTCCAAAAGGCGCTCAGCTGACTCATTATGGATTGGTGGCCTGCATTGCGCAATCTCT ACATAGTTACCACATCAACGAGGGAGACGTAATTCTGAACAGAGCCCCAATTACCCACACATCCGGCTTCACGCTCTGTATGAGTTACTTTGCCTATGGAGCAACGATCGTCATGGGCCAACCGGCAATGAGCGTTCCAGAGTTCGTGGAAACAGTTAACAAGTACAAG GTGTCGTCAGCCGTGTTATTTCCAACGCAACTGAAAGTATTTGTAGACTCTATGGAAACACAAGGGCACAGGACGCCTTCCATTCAAAATATAATAATCGGCGGAAGTTGCATTTCTCCAAGCCTAGCAGAGAAGACTTTGAAGCTGTGCAACCTGACCACCCTGAAGAACGTTTATGCCTTAACCGAAGCGTGTGGCATTACCTGTGCGACGCCCTCAAGTGCCATTGCGTACGATACTATCGGCGTACCTGGCGTCATGGTACAGGCTAAA ATTCTTGACATAGGGACCGGAAGGATTCTTGGACCTGGCGAAAGCGGGGAACTGGTCGTCAAATTGCCCAACGTCATGAAGGGGTACTACAAAAGACCAGAGGCAACGGCGGAGGTTCTGACCGCTGATGGGTGGTTACGGACGG GTGACTGCGCCTACTACGACGAAAACGGCTGGTTCTATTTCGTGGAGCGACTGAAGGACATGATCAAATGCATGGACAACCAG TTAGCGCCGGCGGAAATAGAAGAGGTCTTATTGAGTCACGAAGCAGTTGCTGAAGCCACAGTCGTGGGAATTCCGGATTCACGGTACGGTGAGGCACCCACCGCATTCGTCGTTCTCAAGGCCGCGTTTCAAGGGGACCCCGAGACGGTAAAGGCGCAACTCCACGAACTAGTGCAAC TTGCATGTGCTAAATATAAGCACCTATATGGAGGAATCCATTTCGTAGACCGCCTTCCCAAGACTGAAACTGGCAAAGTTCAACGAGCGGCATTACGTCAGGCCCGCATGGCCACCAATGAAAATAATCAATAA
- the LOC135397066 gene encoding uncharacterized protein LOC135397066, protein MYVAPLLVALCLVVGTRASTPAHSNAYVDRVLAQTFPATAGAVQGELAGTRFQVGSGGLITGLLTNPLAVTLKKGVVTGLQPPYGLRRTGDCSPPTLINGNITIGCYVTLDALKVRFEGSYSSGTILASVASFIVDGSLSNSKAYLEVTARPGNMPTLKTWKVLPTNVVLTFSRRPDLSTQRFQEFYNGISTHVQRVFNTWLYGPLVQALAYSVRVNPLTV, encoded by the exons ATGTACGTTGCTCCACTGCTCGTGGCCCTCTGTCTCGTGGTTG GTACCCGAGCCTCCACTCCCGCCCATTCGAACGCATACGTGGACCGCGTGCTTGCCCAAACCTTTCCAGCTACCGCGGGCGCGGTTCAGGGTGAACTCGCCGGTACCAGATTCCAAGTTGGGAGTGGTGGCCTAATAACTGGACTGCTGACCAACCCTCTGGCTGTGACTCTCAAAAAGGGCGTCGTCACAGGACTTCAGCCACCGTACGGCCTCCGGAGGACGGGCGACTGCTCCCCTCCAACGCTCATAAATGGCAACATTACCATTGGTTGCTACGTCACCTTGGATGCCTTGAAAGTGAGATTCGAGGGTTCTTACTCAAGCGGGACCATCCTGGCCTCAGTAGCGAGTTTCATTGTAGACGGCAGTCTCAGCAACTCAAAGGCGTACCTGGAGGTCACGGCACGGCCAG GGAATATGCCAACGCTGAAGACGTGGAAGGTTTTGCCGACGAACGTCGTTCTGACCTTCTCCAGAAGGCCCGATCTGAGCACACAACGCTTTCAGGAATTCTACAACGGAATTTCAACACACGTTCAGCGAGTCTTTAACACATGGTTATACGGACCCCTCGTGCAAGCTCTTGCCTACTCTGTTAGGGTGAACCCCCTGACGGTTTAA